A region from the Terriglobia bacterium genome encodes:
- a CDS encoding cytochrome c biogenesis protein ResB yields the protein MGVSALWTKFYKTLASIRTGVILLIIVVIFSAAGTLVMQRPTSEPGQLERAYSPSTLALLDRIGLTDVFHSWWFLSLLALVSLSIIFASLERWPNAWRFYARPYRRPEPHFRAALPHRTTIPIRDADEGIEAAERAFRKLRLPTERISGSEGTSLYSEKHRFAVLAVYVIHASLLFIFAGGIVDGLLGYRGFMSIDEGQTTNRFLVRTAKGEFPRTLPFSIRCDEARQENYKDAEKRDTGMPKKYWSKLDVIENGQVTKTKQIIVNDPLVYRGIRLFQASMGQSGTLRFATLVISDAAGKTQEVKLKPGTTAPLGPDTSITFAKFVPDFYIQDNDVYTKSESPNNPALGFVVTKAGQEHKAWIFVANGMTADVPALGMKLTLTGGEMRNFTGLEVSYEPGQWAVWTGCLLMGVGLVIAFYVIHMRFWAIAVHDERQGLVLWVGGAFNKNKEGFEDRYKALISAIEREIQARESQPPISNNKNKKAKESARETTTMVV from the coding sequence ATGGGTGTATCTGCGCTTTGGACGAAGTTCTATAAAACGCTGGCCTCGATTCGTACCGGAGTCATCCTTCTCATAATTGTTGTGATCTTTTCAGCCGCCGGGACCCTGGTAATGCAGCGGCCGACGAGCGAACCCGGACAATTGGAGCGAGCCTACTCCCCATCGACACTCGCACTGCTGGATCGCATCGGGTTGACGGATGTGTTCCACTCCTGGTGGTTCCTGTCCCTCCTCGCGCTGGTCAGTCTCAGCATCATCTTTGCTTCGCTTGAGCGCTGGCCGAACGCGTGGCGGTTTTATGCACGACCGTACCGCCGGCCTGAACCTCACTTCCGCGCCGCCCTCCCCCACCGCACGACGATTCCAATTCGAGATGCGGATGAGGGAATCGAGGCAGCCGAGAGGGCTTTTCGCAAGCTGAGGCTTCCGACAGAGCGCATCTCCGGCAGCGAAGGCACTTCGTTGTACTCGGAAAAGCATCGTTTTGCGGTGCTGGCGGTTTACGTGATCCACGCCAGCCTGTTGTTCATCTTCGCCGGCGGAATCGTTGACGGACTACTTGGCTACCGCGGCTTCATGAGCATCGACGAAGGCCAGACTACGAACCGATTCCTGGTCCGAACCGCCAAGGGCGAATTCCCAAGGACATTGCCGTTTTCGATCCGGTGTGACGAAGCTCGCCAGGAAAACTACAAAGACGCCGAGAAGCGCGACACCGGCATGCCGAAGAAGTATTGGTCGAAGCTCGACGTAATCGAAAACGGGCAAGTCACCAAGACGAAGCAGATCATCGTCAACGACCCGCTGGTGTACCGCGGCATTCGGCTGTTCCAGGCAAGCATGGGACAATCCGGAACGCTGCGATTCGCGACGCTCGTAATCAGCGATGCCGCAGGCAAAACGCAGGAAGTCAAGCTGAAGCCTGGCACGACAGCACCGCTTGGGCCTGACACCTCTATAACGTTCGCGAAATTCGTACCTGACTTTTACATCCAGGACAACGACGTCTACACCAAGTCGGAATCACCGAATAACCCGGCGCTCGGTTTTGTGGTGACGAAGGCAGGACAAGAGCACAAGGCGTGGATATTCGTCGCCAACGGCATGACCGCCGATGTTCCAGCCCTGGGTATGAAGCTGACGCTCACCGGCGGCGAAATGAGGAACTTCACGGGACTCGAAGTTTCTTACGAGCCCGGCCAGTGGGCGGTATGGACCGGATGCCTGCTGATGGGCGTGGGCCTGGTTATCGCGTTCTACGTAATCCATATGCGGTTCTGGGCGATCGCCGTTCACGATGAAAGACAAGGCCTGGTGTTGTGGGTCGGCGGTGCATTCAACAAGAACAAGGAAGGGTTTGAAGACCGTTACAAAGCCCTGATTTCCGCCATCGAACGAGAGATACAGGCTCGCGAGTCACAACCGCCAATTTCGAATAACAAAAATAAGAAAGCGAAAGAATCTGCGCGCGAAACCACCACGATGGTTGTGTAA
- a CDS encoding peptidyl-prolyl cis-trans isomerase, giving the protein MKRKALIAVLVVAIVSSVNAQVASHRPTIAQSGPVAHLNTPVVRVNGVVLTQSDLLREMYTIFPYANQHNGAFPKAMEPEIRKGAMQMIIFEELVYQEALRRKLTIPAPRLAKAQANFRKQFNSDSEYENVLRQDFHGSKVLLVNKIRRSLLIEALLKSEIDAKSVVTAAEAKAFYDHNPEKFKVPDQFQFQSISILPPESPNPEQQKEAARRADDALRQAKATKSYKEFGLLAEKISEDDYRVDLGDHKAVPSAELPPEIVKVLSSLSPGQVSDLVRLGSAYTIIRLNKHDPARKRTFAEVRVQLSNNLRRQKADRLRTQLDQRLRKGAEVQEL; this is encoded by the coding sequence ATGAAGCGTAAAGCACTCATAGCCGTCCTGGTGGTTGCAATCGTAAGCTCCGTGAATGCTCAGGTGGCATCTCATAGACCCACCATCGCTCAAAGCGGCCCGGTAGCGCATCTCAACACGCCGGTAGTGCGAGTAAATGGAGTTGTGCTAACGCAGTCTGATCTGCTGCGCGAGATGTACACCATCTTTCCGTATGCGAATCAGCACAACGGCGCTTTTCCGAAAGCCATGGAGCCCGAAATTCGAAAAGGCGCCATGCAGATGATCATCTTCGAAGAGTTGGTCTACCAGGAAGCGCTACGACGGAAACTGACGATTCCTGCGCCCCGGTTGGCAAAAGCGCAGGCCAATTTCCGCAAGCAGTTCAATAGTGATTCCGAGTACGAAAATGTTCTGAGGCAGGATTTCCATGGCTCAAAGGTTCTGCTGGTAAACAAAATCCGGCGTTCCCTTTTGATTGAAGCCCTTCTGAAATCCGAAATTGATGCAAAATCCGTCGTCACCGCTGCCGAAGCGAAGGCTTTCTACGATCACAACCCTGAAAAGTTCAAGGTTCCCGACCAGTTCCAGTTCCAATCCATCTCGATCCTCCCGCCGGAAAGCCCGAACCCCGAGCAGCAAAAGGAAGCGGCACGGCGTGCTGACGATGCGTTGAGGCAGGCGAAAGCCACGAAATCATATAAGGAATTTGGTCTCCTGGCCGAAAAGATTTCGGAAGATGACTATCGCGTGGACCTTGGAGATCACAAGGCAGTTCCCAGTGCGGAGTTGCCTCCCGAGATCGTGAAGGTCCTCAGCAGCCTGAGCCCCGGACAGGTCAGCGACCTGGTGAGACTGGGCAGCGCCTATACGATTATTCGCCTGAACAAGCATGATCCAGCGCGAAAAAGAACCTTCGCGGAGGTCAGAGTCCAACTCAGTAACAATCTGCGCAGGCAGAAAGCGGACCGCTTGCGCACACAGCTCGACCAAAGACTTCGGAAAGGCGCAGAGGTACAGGAACTCTAA
- a CDS encoding DNRLRE domain-containing protein: protein MRVQTIHRNFLAVMLVVSLACLAHAATPVLTGDTYTSRFFVGRNYGGAPNLYVGGGNTAFLRFSLSTLPGGTTSEQIAKATLVVYVNRVNRPGMISLCSIPSTWNENTLTQRNIPGCAGVKTNPIATTRAKNFISVDVTTLVKASIDTSAADFAVAISADSYAPGTFISLDSKENVHPAVLNLQITGPQGLMGPMGPVGPMGPIGPQGPAGTSVSAATTSTIESDFWSLVSNPFTLNSDGWSHHGNKMEIGDVVANMSPDVNWANWGRAVISNDGTDPNFGNTALNVTSYANNSSDLYGAYYEVALDPSNLTQTGGVDGIFVELDTPTPDRLFSPAKIRKMANFTAWGEIPAPISELYGFNVDRLGAASADDVIGVRVNQIYNTANPDKAWAIKTNQGKVEFGDKLIVHGNVDATGFTINGQPFVGAVGPMGPQGLTGPQGPDGPQGPAGPAGPSGSPMVLFTLGADLGGGNIGNQFFNVSTGTASNSETPSSKALMPIACTVSSLIVVTDAAPGAAIETFTLRWGTSPAVSPTSLSCVLAGSLQSCTATGAVSVVPGDFLDLELTVGDSNLPPAQHAWIALACQ, encoded by the coding sequence ATGCGAGTACAAACCATCCACCGCAATTTCCTTGCTGTAATGCTCGTGGTGTCACTTGCGTGCTTGGCGCATGCTGCTACGCCGGTTCTTACGGGCGATACATATACCAGCCGCTTTTTCGTAGGGCGGAATTACGGGGGTGCGCCGAACCTGTATGTTGGGGGCGGTAACACCGCGTTTCTGCGGTTCAGCCTTTCAACTCTGCCCGGTGGAACAACTTCTGAACAGATTGCGAAGGCCACATTGGTTGTGTACGTGAACCGAGTGAATAGGCCGGGCATGATTTCGCTCTGCAGCATTCCATCTACATGGAATGAAAACACCCTGACGCAGCGCAATATCCCGGGTTGTGCGGGCGTGAAAACCAACCCAATCGCAACCACCAGGGCAAAGAACTTTATTTCTGTCGATGTTACGACCCTGGTCAAAGCTTCGATTGATACATCAGCGGCGGATTTTGCCGTCGCGATCAGCGCTGATTCGTATGCTCCGGGTACTTTTATTTCGCTCGACAGCAAGGAGAACGTTCATCCTGCTGTGCTGAATTTACAGATCACTGGTCCACAAGGACTGATGGGCCCAATGGGACCGGTAGGGCCGATGGGCCCCATCGGACCCCAGGGCCCCGCGGGAACGAGCGTCTCGGCAGCCACAACGTCGACAATTGAGAGTGACTTCTGGTCGTTGGTGAGCAACCCGTTCACGCTGAATAGCGACGGCTGGAGTCACCATGGCAACAAAATGGAAATTGGCGATGTTGTGGCGAACATGTCTCCCGATGTGAATTGGGCGAATTGGGGGAGAGCGGTAATCTCCAATGACGGCACTGATCCGAATTTTGGCAACACTGCATTGAACGTGACCAGTTACGCAAACAACAGTTCAGACCTGTATGGGGCCTATTACGAGGTTGCGCTGGACCCCTCCAACCTCACTCAAACCGGCGGAGTTGACGGGATATTCGTGGAGTTGGATACGCCCACCCCCGACCGCCTCTTCAGCCCCGCAAAGATTCGGAAGATGGCCAATTTCACCGCGTGGGGAGAAATTCCAGCCCCGATTTCTGAACTGTACGGGTTCAATGTCGATCGACTTGGTGCGGCATCCGCTGACGATGTCATCGGCGTCCGAGTCAATCAAATCTACAACACAGCTAACCCTGACAAAGCCTGGGCTATAAAGACGAACCAGGGCAAGGTTGAATTCGGGGACAAACTCATCGTTCACGGAAACGTGGATGCGACCGGTTTCACGATAAATGGCCAACCGTTCGTGGGTGCTGTCGGGCCCATGGGCCCGCAGGGGCTTACTGGGCCGCAAGGCCCTGATGGTCCACAGGGGCCTGCGGGTCCGGCCGGTCCGTCCGGATCGCCGATGGTCTTGTTCACGTTGGGCGCCGATCTCGGTGGCGGCAACATAGGGAATCAATTCTTTAACGTGAGCACGGGCACTGCCAGTAACTCAGAGACTCCAAGCTCGAAGGCACTGATGCCCATTGCCTGCACCGTTAGCTCTCTCATCGTAGTCACCGATGCCGCGCCGGGCGCCGCAATCGAGACCTTCACCTTGCGGTGGGGAACAAGTCCAGCGGTCAGTCCGACATCGTTGTCTTGCGTGCTTGCAGGCAGCTTGCAGTCGTGTACGGCGACGGGAGCCGTATCTGTGGTACCCGGAGATTTTCTCGATCTGGAATTGACGGTAGGCGATTCAAATCTTCCGCCCGCCCAGCACGCGTGGATAGCCTTAGCGTGTCAATAA
- a CDS encoding cytochrome c3 family protein gives MKLRASFFCAMLLLFVGVLSAQITTDVLGDHNLGPGSKAQGPLALGCVYCHAPHSGVGGATPLWNQTLSKQTYSTYTSSTAANTTTQPVLQGSSSLCLSCHDGTVALGTTAAYGKIAMNPIAGTDSFGANLQQSHPISLNLPIKDSVDLAASLVASHKTADPTGKVQLINGNVECNSCHNPHVQSIDQTEQNFLAIPDSNSQLCFACHDPARTMTGQVNPLLNWSTGIHATATNQVSANSGLGSYPTVAQNGCTSCHQNHNAPGSARLLNAPATPFPNADASAQPCAQCHNGGSALSPGVPNIFDEYLKQGKGAGQSFYGTAHPWPAGINTHDADEATLLNNNRHATCADCHNSHAAQQVQVFNDAPGTRVSEANTAGISETDGTSVLNPAPNQYQICLRCHGNSSGTPLTGFGYEPLRASTASTATNVIPQFNSSALSKHPVMTKALLQNQPSLLPAMLNENGATTPATRSMGSQIFCTDCHNSDDNREFGGTGPTGPHGSQFWHLLERRYEMSQAPSPGAPITNTYPSPSLDASSGVNGGPYALCAKCHDLSTNPGGVLSDASFKPSAVTNKGGHYTHVWGQGLSCSTCHTAHGTSAGPRLVDFDLNVVAQNNGAAIKYDPTSNTCTLTCHGWDHNSTGTVTQHTTTTTGALKLGSAR, from the coding sequence GTGAAACTTAGGGCTTCATTTTTCTGCGCAATGTTGTTGCTGTTTGTGGGCGTACTGTCCGCACAGATCACGACGGACGTTCTGGGCGACCATAATCTCGGCCCCGGAAGCAAGGCCCAGGGTCCACTCGCGTTGGGATGCGTCTACTGTCACGCGCCGCATAGCGGCGTCGGTGGGGCCACGCCGCTGTGGAACCAGACACTCTCGAAGCAAACCTACTCCACCTACACCAGCAGCACCGCCGCAAACACAACGACACAACCGGTGCTTCAAGGCTCCAGCAGCCTTTGCCTAAGTTGTCATGATGGTACCGTCGCATTGGGCACGACCGCGGCTTACGGAAAGATTGCAATGAATCCGATCGCGGGAACCGACAGCTTTGGCGCCAATTTGCAGCAATCGCACCCGATCAGCCTGAACCTGCCGATCAAGGACTCCGTGGATTTGGCTGCCTCCCTCGTCGCGAGCCACAAGACCGCCGATCCGACCGGAAAGGTGCAACTGATCAACGGCAACGTTGAGTGCAACAGCTGCCACAATCCTCACGTCCAGAGCATCGATCAGACTGAACAGAACTTTCTCGCGATCCCCGATTCCAACAGCCAGCTCTGCTTCGCCTGTCACGATCCCGCACGCACAATGACAGGCCAGGTCAACCCGCTCCTGAACTGGTCGACCGGCATCCACGCCACTGCTACAAATCAGGTTTCAGCAAATAGCGGTCTCGGCAGTTATCCCACTGTTGCGCAGAACGGCTGCACCTCTTGCCATCAGAATCACAACGCTCCGGGTTCCGCGCGACTACTGAATGCTCCGGCCACACCATTTCCCAATGCCGACGCGAGTGCCCAGCCTTGCGCCCAATGCCACAACGGCGGTTCAGCGTTGTCTCCCGGCGTCCCCAACATTTTTGATGAGTACCTGAAGCAGGGCAAGGGTGCCGGACAATCATTCTACGGAACCGCGCACCCGTGGCCGGCGGGAATCAACACTCACGACGCTGATGAAGCCACGCTGCTGAACAATAATCGTCACGCGACCTGTGCCGACTGCCACAACTCCCATGCGGCGCAGCAGGTACAGGTATTCAACGACGCTCCCGGAACGCGTGTTTCGGAAGCCAACACTGCCGGCATCAGCGAGACCGACGGCACCAGCGTGCTGAATCCGGCTCCCAACCAATACCAGATATGCCTGCGCTGCCACGGCAACAGTTCAGGCACGCCACTTACCGGATTCGGGTACGAACCATTGCGGGCGTCAACAGCCTCTACCGCTACGAATGTTATTCCGCAGTTCAACAGTTCGGCTTTATCGAAGCACCCGGTAATGACGAAGGCGCTGTTGCAGAACCAGCCGAGCCTGCTCCCCGCCATGCTGAACGAGAACGGCGCGACAACACCGGCAACTCGCAGCATGGGTTCGCAAATCTTCTGTACCGATTGCCATAACAGCGACGACAACCGGGAGTTCGGTGGCACCGGACCGACTGGCCCGCACGGATCACAATTCTGGCATCTGCTGGAACGCCGATACGAGATGAGCCAGGCTCCTTCTCCCGGCGCGCCCATCACCAACACCTATCCGAGCCCGAGCCTTGACGCCAGCAGCGGTGTCAACGGCGGACCATACGCTCTGTGCGCTAAATGCCACGACCTGTCCACGAATCCAGGCGGCGTCTTGTCCGATGCCAGTTTCAAGCCCTCTGCAGTGACTAACAAGGGTGGCCACTACACGCATGTGTGGGGGCAGGGTTTGTCCTGTTCGACATGCCATACAGCGCATGGGACCTCAGCCGGACCGCGCCTGGTGGACTTCGACCTCAACGTGGTCGCTCAAAATAATGGAGCCGCAATTAAGTACGATCCGACAAGTAACACCTGTACGCTCACATGCCACGGGTGGGATCACAACAGCACCGGCACTGTCACGCAGCACACGACAACAACCACTGGAGCTCTGAAATTGGGATCGGCAAGGTGA
- a CDS encoding tetratricopeptide repeat protein → MGTALSTDNNWRPVQAYALAAICLAVGLPLGYMIRGSAPAPVPAAKVEAAQPSAPATMPTLDQMKHMADKQAEPLLTELKQKPSDAKLLIQTGNIYMQTHQFKEAADYFKKALQSDPKNFAVRADLASCLYYDGDPDAALADLQQNLKYDSKHPGTLLNIGIIEWKGKGDAAGAVATWQKLLKLNPNFERKDQVEHLIEAAKQDMAGNNAN, encoded by the coding sequence ATGGGCACAGCACTCAGCACCGATAACAATTGGCGTCCCGTACAGGCTTATGCACTGGCGGCAATCTGTTTGGCCGTAGGTCTCCCTCTCGGCTACATGATCCGTGGCTCTGCCCCTGCGCCGGTTCCAGCTGCCAAAGTCGAAGCGGCGCAACCCAGCGCGCCTGCAACCATGCCCACGCTCGATCAGATGAAGCACATGGCCGACAAGCAAGCCGAGCCGCTGCTCACCGAGTTGAAGCAGAAGCCCAGCGACGCCAAGCTTCTGATCCAGACCGGCAACATCTACATGCAGACGCATCAGTTCAAAGAGGCCGCCGATTACTTCAAGAAGGCCCTGCAGTCGGATCCGAAGAACTTCGCCGTTCGCGCTGATCTGGCCTCGTGCCTTTACTACGATGGCGATCCCGACGCTGCCCTCGCGGACCTTCAGCAGAACCTGAAATACGACTCAAAACATCCGGGAACGCTGCTGAACATCGGCATCATCGAGTGGAAAGGGAAGGGCGACGCCGCCGGAGCTGTCGCAACCTGGCAGAAACTCCTGAAACTAAACCCGAACTTCGAGCGGAAAGACCAGGTAGAGCACCTCATTGAGGCCGCGAAACAGGACATGGCAGGGAATAACGCCAACTAA
- a CDS encoding 6-bladed beta-propeller, producing the protein MVQLVLNRKNTWLVLACAVLFGLTPLCASKRPKTKPAEAPPELLLNDGRKLVWENSFTSDRDIEKKPGFWTKVLNVIAGEPDHYFMMRPYSVVVDSHGRAIITDPGARGIHVFDFEHHKYKFIARRNEKNGLQSPQCVAVDSADNIYVTDSEAGKIFVFEPSGKFKRVIGSLKGGEGFFKRPTGIAVDSAAQRIYVTDTLRDQVFVLDMKGDVLQTIGKHGSAVGEFNFPTELRLEGNSLAVVDAMNFRVQVMDLSGNVQYVIGKLGDETGEMFRPKGIGFDSEGHLYVVDGLWGVVQVFNREGQLLYYFGQKGTGFGEFQLPSGLFIDRRDKVFVVDSFNRRVQVFQYYGVAKPVRAGQ; encoded by the coding sequence ATGGTTCAACTGGTTCTAAACCGGAAGAACACATGGCTCGTCTTGGCTTGCGCAGTCCTCTTCGGTCTTACGCCGCTCTGCGCCTCCAAGCGGCCCAAGACGAAGCCCGCCGAAGCTCCGCCTGAACTTCTTCTGAATGATGGCCGAAAACTAGTTTGGGAAAACAGCTTCACCTCCGATCGGGACATAGAGAAGAAGCCGGGATTCTGGACGAAGGTGCTCAACGTCATTGCCGGCGAGCCCGACCATTACTTCATGATGCGCCCCTACAGCGTGGTCGTCGACTCCCACGGTCGCGCGATCATTACCGACCCCGGCGCTCGCGGTATTCACGTTTTCGACTTCGAGCACCACAAGTACAAATTCATCGCGCGCCGAAACGAGAAAAATGGCTTGCAGAGCCCTCAATGTGTGGCCGTCGATTCTGCCGACAACATTTATGTGACCGACTCGGAAGCCGGCAAGATTTTCGTCTTTGAGCCCAGTGGCAAGTTCAAGCGCGTCATCGGCAGTTTGAAAGGCGGCGAAGGATTCTTCAAGCGTCCGACCGGCATCGCCGTCGATTCCGCAGCCCAGCGCATTTATGTCACTGACACGCTGCGCGACCAGGTATTCGTGCTCGACATGAAGGGCGATGTGCTCCAGACCATTGGCAAGCACGGCTCCGCCGTCGGCGAGTTCAATTTCCCGACCGAGCTTCGCCTCGAAGGAAACTCCCTCGCCGTAGTCGACGCAATGAATTTCCGCGTGCAGGTGATGGATCTTTCCGGAAACGTGCAATACGTCATAGGCAAACTCGGCGACGAAACCGGCGAAATGTTCCGTCCCAAAGGAATCGGCTTCGATTCGGAAGGTCACCTCTACGTTGTCGATGGCCTTTGGGGCGTGGTGCAGGTTTTCAATCGCGAAGGACAGCTTCTTTACTACTTCGGCCAGAAAGGAACCGGGTTCGGAGAATTCCAGCTGCCTTCGGGCTTATTCATCGACCGCAGAGACAAGGTTTTTGTGGTCGATTCATTTAACCGGCGCGTCCAGGTCTTTCAATACTACGGAGTAGCAAAGCCGGTGAGGGCGGGTCAGTGA
- a CDS encoding SMP-30/gluconolactonase/LRE family protein, which translates to MLRVCKSRSIVANWLVALVMLLVGAVVLPGPAYAGKKNKKQPTSTVPQRREPALEDFDLSKIVFPNPPSIARIRTIGYYVGEKIERDAKKEKPRSSWMDRLAGSKPVMEDKNVKIPFQLIAPNGIAVDSKGTVYTADYRVGAIFMFNPETKESHLIKDHVDANFKTINGLAIDDGDRLFVSDSGFHRILVFGPDHKLQDTIEGGLITPDGLAVDNENRFLYVADVDLDQVLVYDLDSFKLIRKIGTTGKNHELTDPGQFAWPTGVAVDSDDNLYVTDTLNDRVEIFDADGNFISTFGKNCDAPGCFQRPKGIAIDSDGHIWVTDTMAARVQVFNRKGQLLIYFGGYGKYPGEFTNLCSIYIDKNNRVFTSEMQPGRIQIFRYVTDAEAKAEKKQREEERTKKAGELPPDKAPAEKGTVQSGSQKQNIAKETQNSSAP; encoded by the coding sequence ATGTTGAGAGTTTGCAAAAGTCGCTCGATAGTCGCCAACTGGCTGGTTGCACTGGTCATGCTGTTGGTGGGTGCGGTGGTCCTTCCCGGCCCGGCCTATGCGGGAAAGAAGAACAAGAAACAGCCAACCTCCACCGTCCCGCAGCGTCGCGAGCCGGCCTTGGAAGATTTTGACCTCTCGAAGATTGTTTTCCCCAATCCCCCGTCGATCGCCCGCATTCGCACCATCGGCTACTACGTCGGCGAAAAGATCGAGCGCGACGCCAAGAAGGAAAAACCGAGATCCAGTTGGATGGATCGCCTGGCTGGATCGAAGCCGGTCATGGAAGACAAGAACGTGAAGATCCCATTCCAACTCATCGCGCCAAATGGAATCGCGGTGGATTCGAAAGGCACGGTTTACACGGCGGATTACCGCGTCGGTGCCATCTTCATGTTTAATCCGGAAACCAAAGAAAGTCACCTGATAAAGGATCACGTTGACGCGAATTTCAAGACTATCAATGGTCTCGCCATCGACGACGGGGACCGGCTATTTGTCTCTGACAGTGGCTTCCATCGCATCCTCGTCTTCGGTCCGGATCACAAACTCCAGGATACGATTGAGGGCGGTCTCATTACTCCCGACGGCCTCGCTGTCGACAACGAGAACCGGTTCCTGTATGTCGCCGATGTCGATTTAGACCAGGTTCTCGTATACGACCTCGACAGTTTCAAACTGATCCGGAAGATCGGAACCACCGGGAAGAATCACGAACTCACGGATCCAGGCCAGTTCGCCTGGCCAACCGGCGTCGCCGTTGACAGCGACGACAATCTCTACGTCACCGATACCCTGAACGACCGGGTCGAGATTTTCGACGCCGACGGAAACTTCATCAGCACATTCGGCAAGAACTGCGACGCTCCCGGATGCTTCCAGCGCCCGAAGGGAATTGCGATCGACAGCGACGGCCATATCTGGGTCACCGACACGATGGCCGCCCGTGTCCAGGTATTCAATCGCAAGGGACAGTTGCTGATTTACTTCGGCGGCTATGGAAAGTACCCCGGCGAGTTCACCAATCTTTGCAGCATTTACATCGACAAGAACAATCGCGTCTTCACCTCGGAGATGCAGCCCGGCCGCATTCAGATCTTCCGTTATGTCACGGACGCCGAAGCCAAGGCCGAGAAGAAACAGCGCGAGGAAGAACGCACAAAGAAAGCCGGAGAACTGCCCCCTGACAAAGCTCCGGCTGAAAAGGGAACAGTGCAGTCGGGCAGCCAGAAACAGAACATCGCAAAAGAAACACAGAATTCATCTGCGCCATAG
- a CDS encoding cytochrome c3 family protein, with translation MKGVVRTIFGVGLALATSQLYGVQHPVPLDKNTDSAKCIECHSDKSQGKFVHSAIAMGCTSCHEIRNSKDGKITHVKLITSTPGSLCLTCHADKNAADLKGKVHPPAVRDCIKCHDPHTSDNKNQLLKPTSGDANQNLCLNCHKTGVDIPKGGSRHPALDMGCDTCHNVHKVGDPTKREFRYHLTKDAPALCLDCHDVKDESLVKAHDGQPFATADCLSCHDPHQSKLPKLMQAFVHAPFQGGKDSCSTCHQPPKDGKVVLTQASSKELCLTCHSDKEEQIEKAKVQHPGAMGDCTDCHNPHAGRSPGFLQPDPVSACLACHTDQAEQGKKKYLHQPAFQQGCATCHEPHGGDNEHLLRAKSVNDLCLECHGPDRNPKKLEGEDLVSIFDGKVLLPGNYFDKTVALPLKYGLGHPVIGHPTSSVMDLKDPNKVKTQLTCLSCHQPHSSAQPDLLVNDMKNDRKFCGQCHTPQEFMQH, from the coding sequence GTGAAAGGTGTAGTGCGGACGATCTTCGGTGTTGGACTGGCGCTCGCAACATCCCAGCTGTATGGGGTACAGCATCCGGTCCCGCTGGATAAGAACACCGATTCCGCAAAGTGCATCGAGTGCCACAGCGACAAATCGCAGGGCAAGTTCGTTCACTCCGCGATCGCCATGGGCTGCACCAGTTGCCACGAGATTCGCAACTCCAAAGACGGCAAAATCACGCATGTCAAGCTGATCACTTCGACCCCGGGTTCCCTGTGCCTGACCTGCCATGCCGACAAGAATGCCGCAGACTTGAAAGGCAAGGTTCACCCGCCCGCGGTTCGAGACTGCATCAAGTGCCACGACCCGCACACTTCCGACAACAAGAACCAGTTGCTGAAGCCCACGAGTGGCGATGCAAATCAGAACCTTTGCCTGAACTGCCACAAGACCGGCGTCGATATTCCGAAGGGCGGTAGCCGGCACCCCGCGCTCGACATGGGCTGCGACACCTGCCACAACGTCCACAAGGTAGGCGACCCCACGAAGCGAGAATTCCGCTATCACCTGACCAAGGACGCGCCGGCGCTTTGCCTCGACTGCCACGATGTTAAAGACGAGAGCCTGGTGAAAGCCCATGACGGGCAACCGTTCGCAACGGCCGACTGCTTGAGCTGTCACGATCCGCACCAGTCCAAACTTCCCAAATTAATGCAAGCCTTCGTGCATGCGCCTTTCCAGGGTGGCAAGGACTCTTGCAGCACCTGCCACCAGCCGCCGAAGGACGGAAAAGTCGTTCTGACCCAGGCCTCAAGCAAGGAACTCTGCCTTACTTGCCACTCCGATAAAGAAGAGCAGATCGAAAAGGCGAAAGTTCAGCACCCCGGTGCGATGGGCGATTGCACCGATTGTCACAACCCCCATGCCGGGCGTTCGCCGGGCTTCCTGCAACCGGATCCGGTGAGTGCATGCCTGGCCTGCCATACCGACCAGGCTGAGCAGGGCAAGAAGAAATATCTGCATCAGCCCGCTTTCCAACAAGGTTGCGCGACGTGTCACGAACCGCACGGCGGAGACAACGAGCATCTGCTTCGCGCCAAGTCCGTGAACGACCTCTGTCTCGAGTGCCACGGTCCTGACAGAAATCCGAAGAAGCTTGAAGGCGAAGATCTGGTCAGCATTTTCGATGGCAAGGTGCTTCTGCCCGGGAATTACTTCGATAAGACCGTAGCTCTGCCCCTGAAGTATGGACTCGGACACCCGGTCATCGGACACCCAACGTCGAGTGTCATGGATTTAAAGGATCCGAACAAAGTCAAAACGCAGTTGACGTGTCTCAGCTGCCATCAACCGCATTCTTCGGCGCAACCGGATCTGCTGGTCAATGACATGAAGAATGACCGCAAATTCTGCGGCCAGTGCCATACACCGCAAGAATTCATGCAGCACTGA